The following coding sequences lie in one Vicinamibacterales bacterium genomic window:
- a CDS encoding enolase C-terminal domain-like protein: MRADAPIQRVTASAFRIPTDAPESDGTFTWNSTTLLVVEVSAGNEVGLGYSYTHASAVSLVATLAPAVTGIEALDVPAASTAATAALRNVGRSGLGATALSALDCALWDLKGRLVSMPVVTLLGAARDAVPLYGSGGFTSYSVDRLTEQLGGWIADGFTRVKMKIGRSARDDIARVEAARRAIGPEAELFVDANGAYTRKQALALAARFADCQVTWFEEPVSSDDLDGLALLVDRAPAGMAIAAGEYAYDVDDFRSLLQKRAVDVLQADATRCGGISGFLKAATLSEAWHLPLSAHTAPSIHAQVCSAVPHVCHIEYFHDHARIEQLLFDGAPRPRAGEIRADRTRPGLGLALKRADAEPYRCP, encoded by the coding sequence ATGCGGGCCGACGCGCCCATTCAGCGCGTAACGGCGTCGGCGTTCCGAATTCCGACCGACGCCCCGGAATCAGACGGTACCTTCACGTGGAACTCGACGACGCTCCTGGTGGTGGAAGTGTCAGCCGGCAACGAGGTCGGCCTCGGCTATTCGTACACACACGCCTCGGCCGTATCGCTCGTGGCGACGCTGGCACCGGCGGTCACAGGGATCGAAGCGCTCGACGTACCGGCCGCTTCGACTGCGGCGACGGCCGCCCTGCGAAACGTCGGACGGTCTGGTCTGGGAGCGACGGCATTGTCGGCGCTCGATTGCGCGTTGTGGGATCTGAAGGGACGGCTGGTCAGTATGCCGGTCGTCACGCTGCTCGGCGCCGCGCGCGACGCGGTGCCGCTCTACGGCAGCGGCGGCTTCACGTCGTATTCCGTTGATCGCCTGACGGAACAGCTCGGCGGATGGATCGCGGACGGGTTCACGCGGGTCAAGATGAAGATCGGTCGCTCGGCGCGCGACGACATCGCGCGGGTCGAGGCGGCACGGCGAGCCATCGGGCCCGAGGCCGAGCTCTTCGTCGACGCCAACGGCGCCTACACCCGCAAGCAGGCGCTGGCGCTGGCGGCGCGATTCGCCGATTGCCAGGTCACGTGGTTCGAAGAACCGGTGTCCTCCGATGACCTTGACGGCCTGGCCCTGCTCGTCGATCGCGCGCCGGCCGGTATGGCGATCGCCGCCGGCGAATACGCCTACGACGTCGACGATTTCCGAAGCCTGCTGCAGAAGCGGGCCGTCGACGTCCTGCAGGCGGACGCGACGCGCTGTGGCGGCATCAGCGGCTTCCTGAAGGCCGCGACGCTCAGCGAAGCCTGGCATCTGCCCCTCTCGGCGCACACGGCGCCCTCGATCCACGCGCAGGTCTGTTCGGCCGTCCCGCACGTCTGCCATATCGAGTATTTCCACGACCACGCGCGGATCGAACAGCTGTTGTTCGATGGTGCGCCGCGCCCTCGGGCCGGCGAGATCCGCGCCGATCGCACCCGTCCCGGTCTCGGGCTCGCACTCAAACGCGCCGACGCCGAGCCCTATCGCTGCCCCTGA
- a CDS encoding FAD-binding and (Fe-S)-binding domain-containing protein, whose product MHQPLPLIRSTRDRRHRFGSHDWTDAARAALARELAGAIEGEVRFDAGSRALYATGGSNYRQVPIGVVMPRHAGDIVEAVRICREHDAPIFGRGGGTSLAGQCCNVAVAIDCSKYMNGIVHLDPETRVARVQPGLILDHLRTAAERHQLTFAPDPSTHDHCTLGGMIGNNSCGVHSVMAGKTDDNVEALELLLYDGTRMRVGPTSEEELDAIVRAGGRPAEIYSALRALRDRHADAIRREFPDIPRRVSGYNLPWLLPEHGFNVARALVGSEGTCVMVLEADVRLVPSPPCRTLVALGYSDVYAAADDVVRIMEYGPIGLEGMDDRLVRDIRHIGIREDSLRQLPDGSGWLLVEFGADTRDGADDQARHMVDDLSRRGHAPAAKIFDDRAQEQQIWRTREAGLGATAHVTSDHPTWEGWEDSAVPPARLGGYLRDLRQLLDRYHYIGDFYGHFGQGCLHTRINFDLFTAAGIAHFRSFIEEAAELVVSYGGSLSGEHGDGQSKAEMLPKMFGPEIMQAFGEFKQIWDAGNRMNPGKLVDPFRIDENLRYGGDYNHPSPATEFRYPDAGGSFARAMQRCVGVGECRRTDRGTMCPSFQVTREERHSTRGRAHLLWEMLEGDPVSGGWQSDAVKESLDLCLSCKGCKGDCPVHVDMATYKAEFLSHYYKRHLRPRTAYAFGLIHWWARGAAIAPSLANWMTQTAGVSAVAKLLSGAAAARRMPAFAPETFTSWQAKQRRARVRGHDQVVLWPDTFNNHFHPDTAIAAYELLERAGFDVIVPRRDVCCGRPLYDYGFLGLARRQLRRTLADIRDQIRAGLPVIVLEPSCAAVFRDELPNMLPHDQDAARLASQVTLLGAFVRRHQDRFRLARLEAGMLFHGHCHQKAVFGVDDDTELLRSLGAQVDAPDTGCCGMAGSFGFEASHYDLSIAVGQRVLLPAARRLPVGSLIVADGFSCREQLAQAAGRHAQHLSQILRQAV is encoded by the coding sequence ATGCACCAGCCGCTTCCCTTGATTCGCTCCACCAGAGACCGCCGCCATCGCTTTGGATCGCACGACTGGACCGACGCGGCGCGCGCCGCGCTCGCACGCGAGCTGGCAGGCGCCATCGAAGGCGAGGTCCGCTTCGACGCCGGCTCGCGCGCGCTGTATGCGACTGGCGGATCGAACTACCGTCAGGTGCCGATCGGCGTCGTCATGCCCCGCCACGCCGGCGACATCGTCGAAGCGGTGCGGATCTGCCGGGAGCACGACGCGCCCATCTTCGGGCGCGGCGGCGGGACGAGCCTCGCCGGCCAGTGCTGCAACGTCGCGGTGGCGATCGACTGCTCGAAATACATGAACGGAATCGTCCACCTCGATCCGGAGACCCGCGTGGCTCGAGTGCAGCCTGGTCTCATCCTCGATCACCTGCGAACCGCAGCCGAGCGGCACCAGCTCACTTTCGCGCCGGATCCCTCGACGCACGATCACTGCACGCTCGGCGGCATGATCGGCAACAACTCGTGCGGGGTGCACTCGGTGATGGCAGGCAAGACCGACGACAACGTCGAAGCGCTCGAGCTTCTGCTCTACGACGGCACACGGATGCGGGTCGGTCCGACCAGCGAGGAGGAACTGGACGCGATCGTCCGCGCCGGCGGTCGACCGGCCGAGATCTATTCGGCCCTCCGCGCGCTGCGCGATCGCCACGCGGACGCGATCCGCCGCGAGTTCCCCGACATTCCCCGCCGCGTCTCGGGTTACAACCTGCCCTGGCTGCTGCCGGAGCATGGATTCAACGTCGCCCGCGCGCTCGTCGGCAGCGAAGGCACGTGCGTCATGGTGCTCGAAGCGGACGTGCGTCTCGTGCCGAGCCCGCCGTGCCGCACGCTCGTCGCGCTTGGCTATTCCGACGTCTATGCCGCGGCCGACGACGTCGTCCGGATCATGGAATACGGGCCGATCGGCCTCGAAGGCATGGACGATCGTCTTGTCCGCGACATCCGCCACATCGGCATTCGGGAGGACTCGCTGCGCCAGTTGCCCGACGGAAGCGGCTGGCTGCTCGTCGAATTCGGGGCCGACACCCGCGACGGCGCTGACGATCAGGCGCGCCACATGGTCGACGACCTGAGCCGGCGCGGACATGCCCCGGCCGCGAAGATCTTCGACGACCGCGCGCAGGAGCAGCAGATCTGGCGGACGCGTGAGGCCGGGCTCGGCGCGACGGCGCACGTCACCAGCGACCATCCGACGTGGGAGGGCTGGGAGGATTCCGCCGTCCCGCCGGCGCGTCTGGGCGGCTATCTGCGCGACCTGCGGCAGCTTCTCGACCGCTATCACTACATCGGCGACTTCTACGGCCACTTCGGGCAGGGATGTCTTCACACCCGCATCAATTTCGATCTGTTCACAGCGGCCGGCATCGCGCACTTCCGCTCGTTCATCGAAGAAGCGGCCGAGCTCGTCGTCTCGTACGGCGGATCGCTCTCCGGCGAGCACGGCGACGGGCAGTCGAAGGCCGAGATGCTGCCGAAGATGTTCGGCCCGGAAATCATGCAGGCATTCGGCGAGTTCAAGCAGATCTGGGATGCCGGCAACCGCATGAACCCGGGCAAGCTCGTCGATCCGTTCCGGATCGACGAGAACCTTCGCTACGGGGGCGACTACAACCATCCGTCTCCGGCAACGGAGTTCCGCTATCCCGACGCCGGCGGCAGCTTCGCACGCGCGATGCAACGCTGCGTCGGAGTCGGCGAATGCCGCCGCACCGATCGCGGGACGATGTGCCCGAGCTTTCAGGTGACGCGCGAAGAGCGCCACTCGACCCGCGGACGCGCTCACCTCCTGTGGGAGATGCTCGAGGGCGATCCGGTGAGCGGCGGATGGCAGAGCGATGCGGTGAAGGAATCGCTCGATCTCTGCCTGTCGTGCAAGGGATGCAAGGGAGACTGCCCCGTCCACGTCGACATGGCCACCTACAAGGCGGAGTTCCTGTCGCACTACTACAAGAGGCACCTGCGGCCCCGCACCGCCTACGCCTTCGGGCTGATTCACTGGTGGGCGCGGGGGGCCGCGATCGCGCCGTCGCTGGCGAACTGGATGACGCAGACAGCGGGTGTATCGGCTGTCGCCAAGCTGCTGTCGGGCGCGGCGGCGGCCCGGCGGATGCCGGCCTTCGCACCGGAAACGTTCACGTCATGGCAGGCGAAGCAACGCCGTGCAAGGGTGCGCGGCCACGACCAGGTCGTCCTCTGGCCCGACACGTTCAACAACCACTTTCATCCCGACACGGCGATCGCGGCATACGAACTGCTCGAACGCGCCGGGTTCGATGTCATCGTGCCGCGGCGCGACGTCTGCTGCGGGCGTCCGCTGTACGACTACGGCTTTCTCGGGCTCGCCAGACGGCAGCTGCGGCGGACGCTGGCCGATATCCGCGACCAGATTCGCGCCGGCCTGCCGGTGATCGTCCTCGAGCCGTCCTGCGCCGCCGTGTTTCGCGACGAGCTGCCCAACATGCTTCCGCACGACCAGGACGCGGCGCGGCTCGCCTCGCAGGTGACCCTGCTCGGGGCGTTCGTCCGGCGGCACCAGGATCGATTTCGTCTGGCGCGTCTCGAGGCGGGCATGCTGTTTCACGGGCACTGCCATCAGAAGGCGGTATTCGGTGTGGACGATGACACGGAACTGCTGCGCTCGCTCGGTGCCCAGGTCGATGCTCCAGACACGGGCTGCTGCGGGATGGCCGGCTCGTTCGGGTTCGAGGCGTCGCACTACGATCTCTCGATCGCGGTCGGACAGCGCGTCCTGTTACCCGCAGCGCGGCGCCTCCCCGTCGGCTCGCTGATAGTCGCCGACGGTTTCAGCTGCCGTGAGCAGCTCGCGCAAGCGGCGGGACGCCATGCCCAGCACCTCTCGCAGATCCTGCGTCAGGCCGTCTGA